The bacterium genome has a segment encoding these proteins:
- the tsaD gene encoding tRNA (adenosine(37)-N6)-threonylcarbamoyltransferase complex transferase subunit TsaD — MRILSIETSCDDTSIAIVEATGKASKTAAPTFIVHENIVSSQTATHRQWGGVVPNLAKREHIKNLPKIYHTLTKEHSDILENVGMSSRINLIAVTVGPGLEPALWAGIEFAKKLSEKLNVPLVGANHLEGHLYSFLLPRSNVNGQMSNVGIAFPAVALLVSGGHTMLLHMKDLLHWKLLGETRDDAVGEAFDKVARMLGLPYPGGPEIEKLAKKGNPKAITFPRPMMREENYDFSFSGLKTAVLYYIKKSFPRESALSPRKSAAADIAAAFQSATIDVLVTKAIRAVREFGAQSVILCGGVAANTALRETLARAAGIAGATFIAPEKEYNTDNAAMIAAAAYINTFRKKKYPMEANGNLSL; from the coding sequence ATGCGCATCCTCTCCATCGAAACCAGCTGCGACGACACTTCCATCGCTATTGTTGAAGCAACCGGCAAGGCATCAAAAACCGCGGCGCCAACTTTTATTGTTCACGAAAATATCGTCTCCTCGCAAACCGCCACCCACCGCCAATGGGGCGGCGTTGTTCCCAATCTCGCCAAGCGCGAGCACATAAAAAATCTTCCAAAAATTTATCATACCCTCACAAAAGAACATTCCGACATTCTTGAGAATGTCGGAATGTCATCACGTATCAATTTGATTGCGGTTACAGTTGGTCCGGGATTAGAACCGGCATTATGGGCCGGTATTGAGTTTGCAAAAAAACTTTCAGAAAAACTCAACGTGCCGCTCGTCGGCGCAAATCATTTGGAAGGGCACTTGTATTCGTTCCTCCTTCCGCGGTCAAATGTTAATGGTCAAATGTCAAATGTCGGCATCGCCTTCCCCGCAGTAGCCCTGCTCGTAAGCGGCGGCCACACCATGCTCCTCCACATGAAGGACCTGCTCCATTGGAAACTGCTCGGCGAAACGCGCGATGATGCCGTCGGCGAAGCGTTTGATAAAGTCGCCCGCATGCTTGGACTCCCCTATCCGGGCGGACCGGAGATTGAAAAGTTGGCAAAAAAAGGTAACCCAAAAGCAATTACCTTCCCGCGTCCGATGATGCGCGAAGAAAACTACGATTTCAGTTTTTCGGGATTAAAAACCGCCGTCCTATATTACATCAAAAAAAGTTTTCCGCGTGAGTCCGCGTTGAGTCCGCGCAAGTCCGCGGCCGCTGACATAGCAGCGGCGTTCCAATCCGCCACAATCGACGTGCTCGTCACCAAAGCCATCCGCGCGGTGCGAGAATTCGGCGCGCAATCAGTAATCCTCTGCGGAGGCGTTGCCGCAAACACCGCCCTTCGCGAAACATTGGCGCGCGCGGCCGGCATCGCCGGCGCAACATTCATCGCTCCGGAAAAAGAATACAACACCGACAATGCCGCGATGATCGCCGCCGCGGCATATATCAATACGTTCCGAAAAAAGAAATACCCGATGGAAGCAAACGGGAATCTAAGTTTATAA
- a CDS encoding thioredoxin family protein, whose product MSEIALNLLEFYGTECPHCVRMEPLLERLEKELGRRVQRYEVWHNKENRKIMEQYDKDFCGGVPFYFNIKTGKSICGEADYEALKAWATGA is encoded by the coding sequence ATGTCTGAAATTGCCCTAAACCTTCTTGAATTCTACGGCACCGAGTGCCCGCACTGCGTCCGCATGGAGCCGCTTCTGGAGCGGTTGGAAAAAGAGCTAGGGCGTCGCGTGCAACGCTATGAGGTGTGGCACAACAAAGAGAACCGGAAAATTATGGAACAGTATGATAAGGACTTTTGTGGAGGCGTACCGTTTTACTTCAATATTAAAACCGGAAAATCAATTTGCGGTGAGGCGGATTATGAGGCATTGAAAGCGTGGGCAACGGGCGCGTGA
- a CDS encoding HAD family hydrolase, which translates to MTSTICFLDLDNTLLGGHEFKKDRENFFRGFGVDNILHAETYATARRSEGGLYTIEKQIAEIVRRKPDFPAAEVTEKFYHAFANLKPYLYPDVIPFLESAKARGCAVCLLSHGDTAWQRYKVRAAGIADYFDDLFFTNREGAKYVHIEEAVAVYSRIIYVDDNLMELDIAKRAVESCETYFIHRLPGVHDASAAAKHRICHTLNEVLGEGA; encoded by the coding sequence ATGACCTCAACCATTTGTTTTCTTGATTTAGATAATACGCTACTCGGCGGGCACGAGTTTAAAAAGGACAGAGAGAACTTTTTCCGCGGGTTTGGCGTAGATAATATACTCCACGCGGAAACGTACGCGACGGCGCGCCGCAGCGAAGGCGGTTTGTATACTATCGAAAAACAGATTGCGGAAATTGTGCGCCGCAAGCCCGATTTTCCCGCCGCTGAAGTAACGGAAAAGTTTTATCACGCATTCGCGAATCTTAAGCCGTATTTATATCCGGATGTTATCCCGTTTTTAGAATCCGCAAAGGCGCGCGGCTGCGCTGTGTGTCTCCTCTCGCATGGGGACACCGCATGGCAGCGCTACAAGGTCCGCGCGGCAGGTATTGCCGACTACTTTGACGATCTTTTTTTCACGAACCGCGAAGGCGCAAAATATGTGCACATTGAGGAAGCGGTGGCGGTGTATTCGCGCATTATTTATGTGGACGATAACCTCATGGAATTGGACATTGCCAAGCGCGCAGTGGAGTCGTGCGAGACATATTTCATCCATCGTTTGCCGGGCGTGCATGATGCGTCTGCGGCGGCAAAACATAGGATTTGCCATACGTTAAATGAGGTGTTGGGGGAGGGGGCTTGA